In Halogranum gelatinilyticum, the DNA window GCCCGGACGGGGACCCGCGTCCGTCTCTTTCAGTTCGAGCACGCCGCGGAAGACACGGTCGCCGTCGCGGATGGCGACGACTTGGAACCTGTCGCCCACTTTGTGCAAGAACAGGGTCTCGACGTGTGCGACCTGCTGAGACACAGCGTTCGGTACGCGGACGGGGTATTTCAGCGACACGGTCGCGTGCGAGGCGGAACGACAGCTCCCTGTCGCGGTTTGTCACGGACTCTCGAACGATCATGAACAAAACTGGGCTTGTTCCAACACGAACAATCAGATAATTCTGCAAGTCCGACAGGTATTTACACTTCTGTGGCGAATGGGTAATTGAATGTCGAACGAAGTACGGACTGGGTGGGACGGTCGTCCACCGAAGACGGTGCTCATCTGTCCGACCTGTGGACACGAAAGCCCCCTCAGTGGAGACTGGCGCATCGAAGCCGACGCTGCCGACACCGTCGGCGCGACACAGGCGTACGTCTGTCCGGCGTGTGAGACGACGGTCACCCGGCGGCTGTAACTACTCCTCCACGAGATCGATTGCGTCGTCGCCGTTCGGGACGGCACAGAGGAAGGCCCCGCGAAGGTCGCCCTCGTTGCGGTACCAGTGGACGGCTCCTGCCGGGATGAGAAGCGAGTCGCCCGCAGCGACAGTGTACTCCTCGTCGCCGATACCGACGGTGTACTCCCCGGCGAGGACGTACTGTTCGTGTTCGACCTCGTTCGTGTGTCTCGGGACCGACGCGCCCGGTTCGAGGGTGAACCGCCGGATGGCGAAATGCGGCGCGCCGTCCGATTCGTCGATGAGGACGCCTTTCGACATCCCGTCTGCGGCCCCGACGGGTTCGTACTCAACGTCGGTCGCGCGCTTGATGACTGGCTT includes these proteins:
- a CDS encoding cupin domain-containing protein; the protein is MTESNPKPVIKRATDVEYEPVGAADGMSKGVLIDESDGAPHFAIRRFTLEPGASVPRHTNEVEHEQYVLAGEYTVGIGDEEYTVAAGDSLLIPAGAVHWYRNEGDLRGAFLCAVPNGDDAIDLVEE